In one Perca fluviatilis chromosome 7, GENO_Pfluv_1.0, whole genome shotgun sequence genomic region, the following are encoded:
- the LOC120562623 gene encoding syndecan-2-like: MKSLRLLFLVGLATGFISEKLFVSSFSTTDDIYLEGRTSGDLPIDDEDGDDGGSGSGSGAFDEEVFRRFTNFSQTTVSKETVPTQPPPTADSPHNPSTTAATKVKDTETTPFILPNGDSSDEEVTADWVTESSTSKPPSETTATKFGIDITVINDTVEDNSLDRWDVSTPKNRQDEVLIAHHENDLKATNGRSRIYDMDSPAEVTSENMWERTEVLAAVIACGVIGFLCAVFLLLLIAYRMKKKDEGSYNLGDTKDSTTAYQKAPTKEFYA, from the exons ATGAAGAGTCTGCGGTTGTTGTTCCTCGTCGGGCTGGCGACTGGGTTTATCAGTGAAAAA CTCTTTGTCTCCTCCTTTTCCACGACAGATGACATATACCTAGAGGGCCGAACGTCAGGTGACCTCCCCATAGATGATGAAGATGGTGATGACGGCGGATCAGGCTCTGGATCCGGAGCCTTTG ATGAAGAGGTATTCAGGAGGTTCACTAACTTCTCTCAGACCACAGTCTCCAAAGAAACGGTTCCAACTCAACCACCGCCAACAGCAGACTCTCCTCACAACCCATCAACCACAGCAGCAACCAAAGTGaaggacacagagacaacaccATTCATATTACCTAATGGGGACAGCAGTGATGAGGAG GTGACAGCTGATTGGGTCACAGAGAGCTCCACCAGCAAGCCTCCCAGTGAAActactgcaaccaaattcggcaTAGACATCACTGTAATCAATGATACCGTCGAGGATAACAGTCTGGATAGGTGGGATGTCTCAACACCCAAAAACCGCCAAGACGAAGTCCTGATTGCACATCACGAAAATGATCTTAAGGCCACCAACGGCCGAAGCAGAATATATGACATGGACTCTCCGGCAGAGGTGACCTCTGAGAACATGTGGGAGAGGACGGAAGTGCTGGCAG CGGTGATAGCTTGCGGAGTGATTGGATTCCTCTGTGctgttttcctcctcctcctaatCGCCTACCGTATGAAGAAGAAGGACGAAGGTAGCTACAACCTGGGAGACACCAAAGATTCCACAACAGCCTATCAGAAAGCGCCTACCAAGGAGTTCTACGCCTGA